In the genome of Pseudoglutamicibacter cumminsii, one region contains:
- the serB gene encoding phosphoserine phosphatase SerB, with protein MSTPRTSKPTVFLVAPTASVPAARTQVADLLGELLEAECPAPHTAPDLAAATWTLTHDDAVAVARDRLREWIATEASAAGAECAWAAWTSAELAAWSAPAGAIVTDVDSTLIEQEVIEMLAAHVGLEDQVAAVTERAMRGELDFEQSLRERVAVLKGLSADVIENVASKTTPTAGAETLIDAAHQRGWRVYAVSGGFQQILDPLAERLGLDGAVANHLEISDAALTGRVTGPVIDRQAKATHRAQWTSNNQIPSLGLGDGANDIDLLTTATGGLGLQPKPALRAVANGTLSLRRLDAVATLLGWDL; from the coding sequence ATGAGCACTCCTCGCACATCCAAGCCCACCGTGTTCCTCGTCGCTCCAACGGCCTCTGTTCCGGCCGCGCGCACGCAGGTTGCCGACCTGCTCGGGGAACTGCTGGAAGCCGAATGCCCCGCACCCCACACCGCGCCTGATCTTGCTGCCGCAACATGGACCCTAACTCACGACGACGCAGTTGCCGTTGCACGCGACCGCTTGCGTGAGTGGATTGCAACGGAAGCCAGTGCTGCCGGCGCAGAGTGTGCATGGGCCGCATGGACGAGCGCGGAACTGGCTGCGTGGAGCGCCCCCGCCGGCGCGATCGTGACCGACGTCGATTCAACGCTGATCGAACAAGAAGTCATCGAAATGCTCGCCGCGCACGTGGGGCTCGAAGACCAGGTCGCCGCCGTGACCGAACGCGCTATGCGGGGCGAGCTCGACTTCGAACAAAGCCTGCGCGAACGTGTCGCGGTACTCAAAGGACTCTCGGCAGACGTCATCGAAAATGTCGCCAGCAAAACCACCCCAACTGCCGGGGCCGAAACACTGATCGACGCCGCGCACCAGCGCGGCTGGAGAGTCTATGCAGTCTCCGGCGGATTCCAACAGATCCTCGACCCGCTCGCTGAACGGCTCGGCCTCGACGGAGCCGTAGCCAACCACCTCGAGATCAGCGACGCCGCACTCACCGGCCGCGTGACCGGGCCGGTCATCGACCGCCAAGCCAAAGCCACCCATCGCGCGCAATGGACTTCCAATAACCAGATCCCTTCATTAGGGCTCGGCGACGGCGCTAACGACATCGACCTACTAACAACAGCAACCGGAGGTCTCGGCTTGCAGCCCAAACCAGCGCTGCGGGCCGTCGCCAACGGAACCCTCTCGTTGCGTCGCCTGGATGCTGTAGCGACCCTGCTCGGATGGGATCTATAG
- a CDS encoding ABC transporter ATP-binding protein, translating into MSSVLNLENVSLWRGRKYLLKDVNWQVKDDQRWVVLGPNGAGKTTLMKIAATQMFPSAGTVDILGERLGRVNVADVRPSIGLASNSVAAMVREREQALDLVVSAAYGMTGRWSEHYDKEDERRAFQLLQEWGAGTLMSRRFATLSGGEKARVLIARALMTDPELMLLDEPGNGLDLGGREDLVSRLSEFARSPYAPAMILVTHHLEEIPPGFTHVLMLKDGEVTAKGPLDETLTEENLKRTFGMDVTLTRTEQGRFSAFAR; encoded by the coding sequence ATGAGCTCCGTTTTGAACCTGGAAAATGTCAGCCTGTGGCGTGGCCGGAAGTACCTGTTGAAGGATGTTAATTGGCAGGTGAAGGACGACCAGCGCTGGGTTGTGCTGGGTCCGAACGGTGCGGGCAAGACGACGTTGATGAAGATCGCGGCGACTCAGATGTTCCCCTCGGCGGGCACCGTCGACATCCTGGGCGAGCGTTTGGGGCGCGTCAACGTAGCAGATGTGCGACCGTCGATCGGGCTGGCGTCGAACTCTGTGGCTGCGATGGTGCGTGAGCGTGAGCAGGCGCTGGACCTTGTGGTGTCCGCGGCCTACGGTATGACGGGTCGTTGGAGCGAACACTATGACAAGGAAGACGAGCGTCGCGCGTTCCAGCTGTTGCAGGAATGGGGCGCGGGCACGTTGATGTCACGCCGGTTCGCGACGCTGTCTGGTGGCGAGAAAGCACGTGTTCTGATTGCTCGTGCTCTCATGACTGATCCTGAGCTGATGCTACTGGATGAGCCGGGTAACGGCTTGGACTTGGGTGGACGTGAAGACTTGGTGTCGCGCTTGTCAGAGTTCGCTCGGAGCCCGTATGCGCCAGCGATGATCTTGGTGACGCACCATCTTGAGGAGATCCCTCCGGGTTTCACGCACGTCCTGATGCTCAAGGACGGCGAAGTGACGGCGAAGGGCCCGCTGGATGAGACTCTCACGGAAGAGAACCTGAAGAGGACGTTCGGCATGGATGTCACGCTGACCCGGACTGAACAGGGTCGCTTTAGCGCGTTCGCCCGCTAG